A portion of the Gossypium arboreum isolate Shixiya-1 chromosome 8, ASM2569848v2, whole genome shotgun sequence genome contains these proteins:
- the LOC108469183 gene encoding uncharacterized protein LOC108469183, protein MASRLLSFGPTGIHASAVSDHDRRKSTSSSSYANWWAPLFRVSSEPDYIGSDKKSEVTERREGGSEADPRLNMARSKFYPGCFTEKKAKQLRLMITNSSSFHDVMYHSAIASRLASDFKGRSDL, encoded by the coding sequence ATGGCTTCTCGTCTTCTCAGTTTTGGCCCCACCGGAATCCACGCTTCCGCCGTTTCTGATCATGACCGCCGGAAAAGTACTTCGTCGTCTTCCTATGCTAACTGGTGGGCTCCACTTTTTCGAGTTTCATCTGAGCCGGATTACATAGGATCCGATAAGAAATCGGAGGTCACGGAGAGAAGAGAGGGCGGATCGGAAGCGGATCCGCGGCTAAATATGGCGAGATCGAAGTTTTACCCCGGTTGCTTTACGGAGAAGAAGGCGAAGCAGCTCCGATTGATGATTACCAACTCGTCGTCGTTTCATGACGTTATGTACCACTCGGCGATAGCTTCTCGACTCGCCTCTGACTTCAAAGGTCGATCCGATCTATGA